Proteins found in one Streptococcus anginosus subsp. whileyi MAS624 genomic segment:
- a CDS encoding CoA-binding protein: MTYHFQNPSDGVIKQYLKNSKVIAVVGLSDREEATSHRVSKEMQERGYRIIPINPRAAGRKILGETVYASLKDIPFSIDIVDIYRRSEFLPDVARDFLQANATIFWAQLGLENEEAEQILRAAGRDDIVMDRCIKQEHTRLIFGE; this comes from the coding sequence ATGACCTATCATTTCCAAAATCCCAGCGATGGGGTTATCAAACAGTATTTAAAAAATAGCAAGGTGATTGCGGTTGTTGGCTTGTCGGATCGCGAGGAGGCAACTAGCCATCGTGTATCCAAAGAGATGCAAGAGAGAGGCTATCGGATTATTCCGATTAATCCACGAGCAGCTGGTAGGAAAATTCTAGGCGAGACTGTGTATGCCAGTCTAAAGGACATTCCTTTTTCTATTGACATTGTAGATATTTATCGTCGCAGCGAGTTTTTGCCAGATGTGGCGCGTGATTTTCTGCAAGCGAATGCTACAATTTTCTGGGCACAATTAGGTTTGGAAAATGAAGAAGCGGAGCAGATTCTGCGGGCAGCTGGTCGGGATGATATTGTCATGGATCGCTGTATCAAGCAGGAGCACACCCGTCTAATTTTTGGAGAATAA
- a CDS encoding AAA family ATPase, translating to MVRRDMLKEKVKPSNLSISLTETIARYGYERDLLVIVEGFYETDIYGQMLEKLHTLFYPKVLSYYYDLTFEETDRRHQARNKKADFSPADMKRWWKECDFLGWEEAIFTDQVSLEDAFQKISKNINLL from the coding sequence ATCGTTCGTCGTGATATGCTGAAAGAAAAGGTCAAGCCGAGCAATCTATCAATCTCTTTGACAGAAACGATCGCCCGCTATGGCTATGAGCGAGATTTGTTGGTTATCGTTGAAGGTTTTTATGAAACAGATATTTATGGGCAAATGCTAGAAAAATTGCATACTCTCTTTTATCCAAAAGTTCTGTCTTACTATTATGATTTAACGTTTGAAGAGACAGATCGCCGTCACCAAGCGAGGAACAAGAAAGCAGATTTTAGTCCAGCTGATATGAAACGTTGGTGGAAAGAATGCGATTTCTTGGGTTGGGAGGAAGCGATATTTACAGATCAGGTTTCGCTGGAAGATGCTTTTCAAAAAATTTCTAAAAATATCAATTTGTTATAA
- a CDS encoding DUF975 family protein, whose protein sequence is MNLSELRAEARRIQRQTKGIYALFLVPILTAIISVVYNYSSDTFSNNILQYGIQKTIVHGINRSLFPIAISFIVSFFLTAAFWTLLEVIRGKRQEVHFTDSVRTFDSKVIGPVFMTLLLKRVLLFLWNIFVWIGSGMMILASFSVIKLLPNSQALSQNTALQTTVGTLLLYILIGFILMVIGIIVALPQYYAYSQVEFILCDTLENQSYESAFKIIRTSRQMMKGYKGKRFVLDLTFIGWYLLTAITLGIASIYVYPYVYTAQTLFYEAVLKEQDQTPIFY, encoded by the coding sequence ATGAACTTAAGTGAATTGCGAGCAGAAGCTCGTCGTATCCAACGCCAAACCAAGGGAATCTACGCACTCTTTTTAGTACCAATTCTAACGGCGATTATTTCCGTTGTTTACAATTATTCTTCAGATACCTTTTCCAATAATATCTTACAATATGGCATTCAAAAGACGATTGTCCACGGAATCAATCGTTCTCTTTTCCCAATCGCGATTAGTTTTATCGTATCTTTCTTTTTGACGGCTGCTTTTTGGACCTTACTGGAAGTCATTCGTGGAAAACGGCAAGAGGTGCATTTTACAGATTCAGTTCGGACTTTTGATAGTAAAGTAATTGGTCCTGTTTTCATGACACTTTTGCTCAAACGTGTATTACTATTTCTGTGGAATATTTTCGTCTGGATTGGAAGCGGCATGATGATTCTGGCTAGTTTTAGTGTCATAAAACTCCTCCCCAATTCTCAAGCTCTCTCACAAAATACTGCACTTCAAACAACTGTTGGGACATTGTTACTTTATATTCTAATCGGTTTTATTTTGATGGTAATCGGTATTATTGTTGCACTTCCTCAATATTACGCTTATTCGCAAGTAGAATTTATTCTTTGTGACACATTAGAAAACCAGAGCTATGAGAGCGCCTTTAAAATTATTCGTACAAGCCGCCAGATGATGAAAGGATATAAAGGCAAGCGATTTGTACTTGATTTAACTTTTATTGGCTGGTACTTGCTAACTGCTATTACTTTGGGGATCGCATCTATTTATGTCTATCCCTACGTTTATACAGCTCAAACTCTTTTCTATGAAGCTGTGCTAAAGGAACAAGATCAGACTCCAATTTTTTATTAA
- the tgt gene encoding tRNA guanosine(34) transglycosylase Tgt, with protein sequence MSDSPIQYRLIKKEKHTGARLGEIITPHGTFPTPMFMPVGTQATVKTQSPEELKEMGSGIILSNTYHLWLRPSDELIARAGGLHKFMNWDQAILTDSGGFQVYSLADSRNITEEGVTFKNHLNGAKMFLSPEKAISIQNNLGSDIMMSFDECPQFYQPYDYVKKSIERTSRWAERGLKAHRHPHDQGLFGIVQGAGFEDLRRQSAHDLVSMDFPGYSIGGLAVGESHKEMNAVLDFTTPMLPENKPRYLMGVGAPDSLIDGVIRGVDMFDCVLPTRIARNGTCMTSEGRLVIKNAQYAEDFTPLDHNCDCYTCKNYTRAYLRHLLKADETFGLRLTSYHNLYFLINLMKNVRQAILDDNLLEFREDFVEKYGYNYSKRNF encoded by the coding sequence ATGTCAGATTCACCGATTCAATATCGTTTGATTAAAAAAGAGAAGCACACAGGTGCTCGTTTGGGAGAAATTATCACGCCGCATGGCACTTTTCCAACTCCCATGTTTATGCCCGTGGGAACTCAGGCAACTGTAAAAACGCAGTCACCAGAAGAACTCAAAGAAATGGGTTCAGGGATTATTTTATCCAATACCTACCATCTCTGGTTGCGGCCGAGTGATGAGCTGATTGCGCGTGCTGGTGGGCTTCATAAATTTATGAACTGGGATCAGGCTATTCTGACAGACAGCGGTGGTTTTCAAGTTTATTCCTTGGCAGACAGCCGTAACATCACCGAAGAAGGGGTGACCTTCAAGAATCACCTGAACGGCGCAAAAATGTTCCTCTCTCCAGAAAAGGCCATTTCTATTCAAAACAATCTAGGTAGTGACATCATGATGTCCTTTGATGAATGCCCGCAGTTCTATCAACCGTACGATTATGTCAAGAAATCCATTGAGCGGACCAGCCGCTGGGCAGAGCGTGGACTCAAAGCGCATCGCCATCCGCATGACCAGGGTCTCTTTGGGATTGTGCAGGGTGCTGGTTTTGAAGATTTGCGCCGCCAGTCAGCTCATGATTTGGTTAGCATGGATTTTCCAGGTTATTCCATAGGTGGTCTCGCTGTTGGAGAATCTCACAAAGAAATGAATGCAGTATTGGACTTTACAACCCCGATGTTACCCGAAAACAAGCCCCGCTACCTCATGGGAGTGGGTGCCCCAGACAGTTTGATAGACGGTGTCATTCGCGGAGTAGATATGTTTGACTGTGTCTTGCCGACCCGAATCGCTCGAAATGGGACTTGTATGACTAGCGAAGGGCGTTTAGTCATTAAAAATGCTCAATATGCAGAAGATTTCACGCCGCTGGATCATAACTGTGATTGCTACACCTGCAAAAACTATACGCGTGCTTATCTTCGTCATTTACTTAAGGCTGATGAAACCTTTGGGCTCCGTCTAACCAGCTATCATAATCTCTATTTCCTCATCAATCTGATGAAAAATGTTCGCCAAGCCATTCTAGATGACAATTTGCTTGAATTTCGTGAAGATTTTGTCGAGAAGTACGGCTACAACTATTCTAAGAGAAATTTTTAA
- a CDS encoding FUSC family protein: MPLHHVSGVFVWEMLFAIDWFSVTIRTNNQGDKKMKLNSLDFKIVVSVMFCIVSAWLIPFLDILPASFVFCFVVCAGRGSGKQKSGYYRILATLIGGLAAVLLIYCYHFIPSKITLFCLLMLAILGTLYVSRLVALPPFLARIAVLTLLIVAIMGKGDLLYAGNRLLSTIYGAFVAWGVSIVPIKQDKK; this comes from the coding sequence ATGCCACTACATCATGTTAGTGGTGTTTTTGTTTGGGAAATGCTCTTTGCGATTGATTGGTTTAGTGTTACAATTAGAACAAATAATCAAGGAGATAAAAAAATGAAATTAAATTCACTCGATTTTAAAATCGTTGTCTCAGTTATGTTTTGTATTGTAAGTGCCTGGCTCATTCCTTTTTTAGATATTTTACCAGCTAGCTTCGTTTTCTGCTTTGTTGTGTGTGCAGGAAGAGGGTCTGGCAAGCAAAAAAGTGGATATTATCGGATTTTAGCAACTTTGATAGGTGGTTTAGCGGCTGTTCTTCTGATTTACTGTTATCATTTCATCCCAAGTAAGATAACGTTGTTCTGTCTGTTAATGTTAGCTATCCTTGGAACTCTATATGTTAGCAGATTGGTTGCCTTACCTCCTTTCTTAGCGAGAATTGCAGTTTTAACATTACTGATTGTTGCGATTATGGGAAAAGGAGACTTACTCTACGCAGGAAATCGACTGTTGTCCACAATTTATGGTGCTTTTGTTGCTTGGGGTGTTTCAATAGTACCAATAAAGCAAGACAAAAAATAA